The Engystomops pustulosus chromosome 9, aEngPut4.maternal, whole genome shotgun sequence genome includes a window with the following:
- the LOC140077479 gene encoding olfactory receptor 1F1-like, protein MDLKNQTFISFTLLGLSEKPSLRLPLFSFYVGAYIICIMGNVLILMLITTQSPLHTPMYFLLGNLSFVDICLTSITVPRALSSLLTKDLSISFLSCFTQLFLFHMVGNMDSFLLAVMALDRYAAVCQPLRYTTIMRRKTCITLLASSWVIVSLHSTLFTTMTSSLTYCDWSIHHYFCDVPAMLQLSCTDTSAQQMVVFIEGSLIVMGPMLFILGSYVLIIRAVLKLRTSKGRRRTFSTCSSHLTVVILFYSSIIFMYFRPSSLYSAAYDRVISVVYSIITPMLNPFIYSLRNKEVKSAVRKVIKRGQKHQKWMEEIKEEKDY, encoded by the coding sequence ATGGATCTGAAGAACCAAACCTTCATTAGCTTCACCCTGCTGGGTCTTTCGGAGAAGCCGTCTCTCCGCCTGCCCCTCTTCTCTTTTTATGTGGGAGCCTACATCATCTGTATAATGGGCAATGTCCTAATCCTTATGCTCATCACTACTCAGTCTCCGCTCCATACTCCAATGTACTTCTTGTTGGGGAACCTTTCCTTTGTAGATATTTGCCTGACGTCTATCACCGTCCCCCGGGCTCTTTCTAGCCTTCTGACCAAGGACTTGTCCATTTCGTTCCTTAGTTGTTTCACTCAGCTCTTCCTCTTTCACATGGTGGGTAATATGGACAGCTTTCTGTTAGCAGTTATGGCTTTAGACCGATACGCAGCAGTTTGCCAGCCGTTGCGTTACACAACCATCATGAGAAGGAAGACGTGTATCACTCTACTGGCTTCCTCGTGGGTTATAGTGAGCCTTCACTCCACGTTATTCACCACCATGACCTCTTCCCTTACCTATTGTGATTGGTCCATCCACCACTACTTCTGTGACGTCCCGGCCATGCTTCAGCTCTCCTGCACGGACACATCCGCTCAGCAAATGGTTGTCTTTATCGAAGGTTCGCTAATAGTCATGGGACCCATGTTGTTTATTTTGGGGTCTTATGTCCTTATCATACGAGCTGTACTAAAACTTCGAACTTCCAAAGGCCGCCGCCGAACCTTCTCCACGTGCTCCTCCCACTTGACTGTTGTCATCCTCTTCTACAGCTCGATTATATTCATGTACTTTCGCCCAAGTTCCCTCTACTCGGCAGCCTACGATCGAGTCATAAGTGTGGTCTACAGCATCATCACTCCAATGCTTAACCCCTTCATATACAGCTTGAGGAACAAGGAAGTCAAAAGTGCTGTCAGGAAGGTGATAAAACGTGGCCAGAAGCATCAAAAGTGGATGGAAGAGATAAAAGAAGAAAAGGACTATTGA